A DNA window from Roseovarius sp. Pro17 contains the following coding sequences:
- the phnC gene encoding phosphonate ABC transporter ATP-binding protein, giving the protein MLKITDLVKRYGTGDPVLKNLDLTIEGESVVSIIGSSGAGKSTLLRCINRLVEPTSGSIVLNGTELTTLRGKNLRAARRKIGMVFQGFNLVDRLTVMENVQSGRLGYISTWAAISRRYPKADIRRAFELMERVGIAHYANTRADQLSGGERQRVGVVRALMQDPEILLADEPTASLDPKTSEQIMGLLRDLAGELKLPVLINIHNVTEAKEYTDRIVGMRYGRIIFDDKPAKLDQEEMDKIYAGNPHADRNEDVAAAS; this is encoded by the coding sequence ATGCTGAAAATCACTGACCTCGTCAAACGCTACGGCACTGGCGATCCGGTCCTGAAGAACCTCGATCTGACCATCGAAGGCGAAAGCGTCGTGTCGATTATCGGCTCGTCCGGTGCGGGCAAAAGCACGCTTTTGCGCTGCATCAATCGACTGGTTGAACCGACGTCGGGCTCCATCGTGCTGAACGGAACCGAGCTGACCACCCTACGCGGTAAAAACCTGCGCGCGGCGCGGCGCAAGATCGGTATGGTGTTTCAGGGTTTCAACCTTGTCGACCGCCTGACAGTGATGGAGAATGTCCAGTCCGGGCGGCTGGGCTATATTTCGACCTGGGCGGCGATTTCGCGCCGTTATCCCAAGGCCGACATCCGCCGCGCGTTCGAGCTGATGGAGCGGGTCGGCATCGCGCATTACGCCAACACCCGCGCTGACCAGCTATCAGGCGGTGAACGTCAGCGCGTCGGCGTCGTGCGTGCGCTGATGCAAGACCCCGAGATCCTGCTGGCGGATGAGCCTACTGCGTCGCTTGACCCCAAGACCTCCGAGCAGATCATGGGCCTTCTGCGCGACCTCGCCGGAGAGCTAAAGCTGCCCGTGCTCATCAACATCCACAATGTGACCGAGGCCAAGGAATACACCGACCGTATCGTTGGCATGCGTTATGGCCGCATTATTTTCGACGACAAGCCGGCGAAACTCGATCAGGAAGAGATGGACAAGATCTATGCTGGCAACCCCCACGCTGACCGCAACGAAGACGTGGCCGCCGCGTCATGA
- a CDS encoding efflux RND transporter periplasmic adaptor subunit has product MRRGIGLLLPVALGVGVAAWLISTAEPPARLDEHERSVVARTITAKVTPVRAVVRGYGNVRAARSWEAISEISGTIIWRNPELDTGNVLRAGSEALKIDPTAYELAVAEAEADLAALEADIAQLDTDEANTGRLLALEQSRLDLTETELTRIRNLVERDVASQSAVDGQERATLQVRRGVAELQNALGLIPSRRNRLDAQMARTAAVLNRARRDLAKTHIVVPFDLRVGSVHVERHQYVVAGQPLVTADDIRQAEITAQIPVMAFRRLLGDANRNTPLKPEALPMSFAEISAEVRLVSDPTQTWPGRLVRVESALDPQARSVPAVVTVDDPYANANPPLRLPLVPNMYVELVLRGPVISESVTIPESAVHEGDLVYLRDSKGRLELRQVSVAWRQNGQAIIASGVEPGEEVILDDLMPAIPGINVIQTGLGE; this is encoded by the coding sequence ATGAGACGGGGAATAGGTCTGCTACTGCCTGTCGCGCTCGGTGTCGGTGTTGCGGCATGGCTCATTTCGACGGCCGAGCCGCCTGCCCGACTAGATGAACATGAGCGCAGCGTCGTTGCACGCACGATCACGGCCAAAGTAACCCCGGTTCGCGCGGTTGTTCGCGGGTATGGCAATGTTCGCGCCGCACGAAGCTGGGAGGCGATCTCGGAAATATCCGGGACAATCATTTGGCGCAATCCGGAACTGGACACCGGCAATGTGCTTCGCGCGGGATCCGAGGCCCTAAAGATTGACCCGACAGCCTATGAATTGGCGGTCGCAGAGGCTGAGGCCGACCTCGCAGCGCTAGAGGCAGATATCGCTCAACTCGACACCGACGAGGCCAACACTGGTCGTTTGCTGGCGCTGGAACAATCCCGGTTGGATTTGACCGAAACCGAACTGACGCGCATTCGAAATCTGGTCGAGCGTGACGTGGCTTCGCAGTCAGCGGTAGACGGGCAGGAACGCGCGACATTGCAGGTTCGTCGTGGCGTGGCCGAGTTGCAGAATGCATTGGGGCTAATTCCCAGTCGACGCAATCGGCTAGACGCGCAGATGGCGCGCACCGCCGCAGTTCTGAATCGTGCACGACGTGACCTTGCAAAGACTCATATCGTTGTTCCGTTCGACCTGCGCGTCGGCTCGGTTCATGTCGAGCGGCATCAATATGTCGTGGCGGGTCAACCGCTGGTGACGGCGGACGATATCCGCCAAGCCGAGATCACTGCGCAAATTCCAGTGATGGCGTTCCGACGATTGCTTGGTGATGCCAACCGAAACACACCCTTGAAACCTGAGGCCTTGCCCATGAGTTTCGCAGAGATATCCGCCGAAGTGAGGCTTGTTTCAGACCCTACCCAAACTTGGCCGGGGCGACTTGTGCGCGTGGAAAGCGCACTGGACCCGCAAGCCCGCTCGGTGCCAGCGGTTGTCACCGTGGATGATCCCTATGCCAACGCCAACCCGCCATTACGCCTGCCGCTCGTGCCGAACATGTATGTCGAGCTTGTGCTCAGAGGCCCGGTGATTTCCGAAAGCGTGACAATTCCGGAGAGCGCGGTGCACGAAGGTGACCTTGTCTATCTGCGCGACAGCAAGGGCCGTCTAGAGCTTCGCCAGGTTTCGGTCGCTTGGCGACAAAATGGACAAGCCATTATCGCAAGTGGTGTCGAGCCCGGCGAAGAAGTCATTCTCGACGATCTGATGCCTGCAATCCCCGGCATCAATGTGATCCAAACGGGGCTGGGCGAATGA
- the phnE gene encoding phosphonate ABC transporter, permease protein PhnE: MSMPRDTWSKPPFIANRWLRWAVYVGVIAYFGWVGLTMPIDWDRVAAGIERAGRIFGGAFPPSFERSGLLIDGFLESLKIAILATAGGVLLSIPIAFMAARNVVPLPVFYLGRAIIIIARSFHPVIVAIVFVKAVGFGPFAGVLTLIIYSIGFVAKMLAERIEEIDFGQVEALRAAGAPYLSTLFYAIFPQIMPRQIGLTIYQLDSNLRASAVVGIVGAGGIGATLANAFGRYDYDFALAITIVIVAVILLSEAVSGIIRKRIQ; the protein is encoded by the coding sequence ATGAGTATGCCGCGTGACACATGGTCGAAACCGCCCTTTATCGCCAACCGATGGCTGCGGTGGGCTGTCTACGTGGGCGTGATTGCCTATTTTGGCTGGGTCGGCCTGACCATGCCCATCGACTGGGATCGCGTCGCCGCCGGTATCGAACGCGCCGGGCGCATCTTTGGTGGGGCCTTCCCACCCAGCTTCGAGCGCAGCGGCCTGTTGATCGACGGGTTCTTGGAAAGCCTCAAGATCGCCATTCTGGCCACTGCTGGGGGCGTGCTGCTGTCGATACCCATCGCCTTCATGGCCGCGCGCAATGTCGTCCCCCTGCCCGTCTTTTACCTCGGACGCGCAATCATCATAATTGCGCGCAGCTTCCATCCCGTGATCGTCGCGATCGTCTTCGTCAAGGCGGTCGGTTTTGGCCCCTTTGCCGGGGTGCTGACGCTGATCATCTATTCTATCGGCTTTGTGGCCAAGATGCTGGCCGAGCGGATAGAAGAGATCGACTTTGGTCAGGTCGAGGCGCTGCGCGCAGCCGGTGCGCCGTACCTCTCGACGTTATTCTACGCGATTTTTCCACAGATCATGCCGCGCCAGATCGGGCTGACCATCTATCAACTCGACTCAAACCTCCGTGCTTCTGCCGTGGTGGGGATCGTCGGCGCCGGGGGCATCGGCGCGACCCTTGCCAACGCATTCGGGCGCTATGACTATGATTTCGCGCTTGCCATCACCATCGTCATCGTGGCCGTGATCCTGCTCTCCGAGGCGGTCAGCGGCATCATTCGGAAGCGCATTCAATGA
- the phnE gene encoding phosphonate ABC transporter, permease protein PhnE yields MTSIREQFGRDDWTRFTPKQKLTRWGILLGCALAIVWALSSIRVVWAWVWGAPEQIGDLFGRMYPPDPTNLATILKVLWDTVNIATFATAFAVLLSLPVAYISAQNTTPNRATLWLGRLILVTSRSVNTIIWALLFVAIFGPGIVAGIVAIMFRSVGFIGKLLGEAIEEIDTRPVEALEATGASRFKVIVYAIIPQVMPTFWAVTILRWDINLRESTVLGLVGAGGIGIILQGAIDTFNWPEVATILLAIIALVIAGEVVSAFLRRRIL; encoded by the coding sequence ATGACCTCTATCCGCGAACAGTTCGGCCGCGATGACTGGACACGGTTCACGCCGAAACAAAAGCTCACGCGCTGGGGCATCCTTTTGGGCTGCGCACTAGCAATCGTCTGGGCGCTTTCCTCGATCAGGGTGGTCTGGGCGTGGGTCTGGGGTGCACCGGAACAGATCGGCGACCTTTTCGGGCGGATGTATCCGCCGGACCCCACGAACCTCGCAACGATCCTCAAGGTGTTGTGGGACACGGTAAACATCGCGACCTTCGCCACTGCATTCGCCGTGCTGCTGTCCCTGCCCGTCGCCTATATATCGGCGCAAAACACGACGCCGAACCGCGCGACACTGTGGCTGGGACGGCTGATCCTCGTGACGTCGCGGTCGGTGAACACGATCATCTGGGCGCTGCTTTTCGTCGCCATCTTTGGCCCCGGCATCGTCGCAGGCATCGTCGCGATCATGTTCCGCTCAGTCGGTTTCATCGGCAAGCTGCTGGGCGAAGCCATTGAAGAGATCGACACGCGCCCGGTCGAGGCATTGGAAGCCACCGGCGCGTCGCGCTTCAAGGTGATCGTCTACGCCATCATCCCCCAGGTCATGCCGACCTTCTGGGCGGTCACTATCCTGCGCTGGGACATCAACCTGCGCGAATCCACCGTGCTGGGCCTTGTTGGCGCGGGCGGTATCGGCATCATCCTGCAAGGGGCCATCGACACCTTCAATTGGCCCGAGGTCGCGACCATCCTGCTCGCCATCATCGCGCTGGTGATCGCTGGCGAAGTCGTCTCGGCCTTTCTGAGGCGCCGCATTCTGTGA
- a CDS encoding HAD-IIA family hydrolase produces MSNFQAVDPAEAFEAYLRLHHRLPAATGGGQVLQADFADITAAFDLILFDAYGVLNVGETAIPGAADTIAALRSLGKTVAVVSNSAAYPKSQMMTRYAKLGFDFAPTEVVTSREALLRRIEHEPPRLWGLMLNMHSDPGEIAALDTVILTDDPQDYDRAEGFLLIGSDGWTETRQTLLEAAIRRRPRPVFVGNPDLVAPRETGLSREPGWFAHSLADATGIDPVFLGKPFPDIFDHALSRFRHPPVAGRVLMVGDTLHTDILGGNQAGFATALVTAHGSLAGLDVTAAIRRSAIAPDFIVESI; encoded by the coding sequence GTGAGCAATTTCCAAGCCGTCGATCCCGCCGAGGCATTCGAGGCGTATCTAAGGCTGCACCATCGCCTACCCGCTGCGACTGGCGGTGGGCAGGTACTCCAGGCTGATTTCGCCGATATTACCGCGGCCTTCGATCTGATCCTGTTCGACGCTTACGGCGTCCTCAACGTCGGTGAAACGGCCATTCCCGGTGCCGCTGATACCATCGCCGCGCTGCGGTCCTTGGGCAAGACCGTCGCCGTCGTCTCCAACTCTGCTGCCTATCCGAAAAGCCAGATGATGACCCGCTATGCCAAGCTTGGGTTCGACTTCGCCCCCACCGAAGTTGTGACAAGCCGCGAGGCCCTCTTACGTCGAATCGAACATGAACCGCCGCGTCTTTGGGGCCTCATGCTCAATATGCACTCAGACCCCGGAGAGATTGCAGCGCTCGACACCGTCATCCTGACCGACGACCCACAAGATTACGACAGGGCCGAAGGATTTCTGCTGATCGGCTCCGACGGCTGGACCGAAACCCGGCAAACGCTGCTTGAGGCCGCAATACGCCGCCGACCAAGGCCGGTGTTTGTCGGCAACCCCGATCTGGTCGCCCCGCGCGAAACCGGACTGTCGCGGGAACCCGGCTGGTTCGCGCACAGCCTCGCGGATGCAACCGGGATCGACCCAGTCTTCTTGGGCAAACCTTTTCCCGACATCTTCGACCATGCGCTGTCACGGTTCAGGCACCCTCCCGTTGCGGGGCGTGTGCTTATGGTCGGGGACACGTTACATACCGACATCCTCGGCGGAAATCAGGCCGGTTTTGCGACGGCCCTCGTTACGGCGCACGGCTCGCTCGCCGGTCTTGATGTGACCGCTGCGATCCGGCGTTCGGCGATAGCGCCCGACTTTATCGTGGAGTCGATCTGA